One Deinococcus humi genomic window carries:
- a CDS encoding phosphoadenylyl-sulfate reductase, with translation MTAGARLGADHLPPLPHPQDERESRTQQTDHLLTWAIGTHPDLLMPSAFNLNGIVLIDLAVRAGYRGQVVFVDTGYHFPETLQTRDRLAARYPQLEFVTLNAGASPDDGRTPPELYAADPDACCAARKVAPLQEYLSRRNPSALLNARSRDQAVTRAQIPFVEEGGARIKINPLAEWTRQELEAYATAHDLPVNPLYADGFLSVGCWTCTRAVRPGEDARAGRWAGRGKTECGLWAGDGKL, from the coding sequence ATGACGGCGGGCGCGAGATTGGGTGCGGATCACCTGCCGCCCCTGCCCCACCCACAGGACGAGCGCGAATCCAGGACACAGCAGACCGATCACCTGCTGACCTGGGCCATTGGGACCCACCCCGATCTGCTGATGCCCAGTGCGTTCAACCTGAATGGAATCGTGCTGATTGATCTGGCGGTGCGGGCGGGCTATCGGGGGCAGGTGGTGTTCGTGGATACGGGCTACCACTTCCCTGAGACCCTGCAAACCCGTGACCGGCTGGCGGCCCGCTACCCGCAACTGGAATTCGTGACGCTGAACGCGGGGGCGTCGCCGGACGATGGCCGCACGCCGCCGGAGCTGTACGCGGCAGATCCGGATGCCTGCTGCGCGGCCCGCAAGGTGGCCCCACTCCAGGAGTATCTAAGCCGCAGGAACCCATCCGCCCTCCTCAATGCCCGCAGCCGCGATCAGGCCGTCACCCGCGCCCAGATTCCGTTTGTCGAGGAAGGCGGCGCACGCATCAAGATTAATCCACTGGCCGAGTGGACGCGCCAGGAGCTCGAGGCCTACGCCACTGCCCATGATCTGCCGGTCAATCCGCTGTACGCCGACGGTTTTCTTTCGGTGGGCTGCTGGACCTGCACCCGCGCTGTGCGCCCTGGTGAGGACGCCCGCGCCGGGCGCTGGGCGGGGCGGGGCAAGACAGAATGCGGTTTGTGGGCCGGTGACGGCAAGCTGTGA
- a CDS encoding type 1 glutamine amidotransferase domain-containing protein, producing the protein MTSSDASKKILVVMSSDSELPLQDGKTHATGFYLNEFGVPAHRLVEAGHTLIISTPRGNRPPLDAGSDSKDYFKDEAEYGQIKGFVDDILSGEIVPLADAVTNLDAFDAVFLPGGHAPMIELMHNHDLGHALRHFHERSLPTALICHAPVALLAAQPAAGAYQRALEAGETPVAQDFAYSGYRATVFSTPEEKDTEASFDAPLLYYPADALSAAGMTVQNAEKWTSNVVRDRELITGQNPMSDEEFVSMFLQALSETPARD; encoded by the coding sequence ATGACCTCATCCGACGCCAGCAAAAAGATCCTCGTCGTCATGTCCAGCGATTCCGAATTGCCCTTGCAGGACGGTAAGACGCACGCCACTGGCTTCTACCTGAATGAATTTGGCGTGCCCGCGCACCGCCTGGTGGAGGCGGGTCACACACTGATCATTTCCACCCCACGCGGCAACCGTCCCCCGCTGGATGCGGGCAGCGACAGCAAGGACTATTTCAAGGACGAGGCGGAGTATGGGCAGATCAAGGGATTTGTCGACGACATCCTGTCAGGCGAGATCGTGCCACTGGCCGACGCCGTGACCAATCTGGACGCCTTCGACGCCGTGTTCCTGCCCGGCGGCCACGCTCCCATGATCGAGCTGATGCACAATCACGACCTGGGCCATGCCCTGAGACACTTTCACGAACGTTCCCTCCCCACCGCGCTGATCTGCCACGCACCCGTGGCCCTGCTGGCCGCGCAGCCCGCCGCCGGAGCCTACCAGCGGGCACTGGAAGCGGGCGAGACGCCCGTAGCCCAGGATTTTGCCTACAGCGGCTACCGTGCCACCGTCTTCAGCACGCCTGAGGAAAAGGACACGGAGGCCAGTTTTGACGCCCCCCTGCTGTACTATCCCGCCGACGCCCTGAGTGCCGCAGGCATGACCGTGCAGAATGCCGAGAAGTGGACGAGCAACGTGGTCCGCGACCGCGAACTGATCACCGGACAGAACCCCATGAGCGACGAGGAATTCGTCAGCATGTTTCTGCAGGCGCTGTCGGAAACACCCGCGAGGGACTGA
- the sat gene encoding sulfate adenylyltransferase: MPTLPLPVTTLPTPLGGTLIHQVNRVAEADLRGLPRLELSERSAADLELLATGAYSPLTGFLGEADYLSVIEHLRLADGTPWSLPITLPVGRAEARDLRGRVVLTRDGVGVGLIDVQEQFEARKQWEALEVYRTEEVAHPGVAALYAQGEINLAGPVTLFEVPRGAFPQHHRTPAEVRAVIEARGWQTTVAFQTRNPIHRAHEYLHKVALELVDGLLLHPLVGTTKGDDVPADVRVEAYEVLLERYYPQARTLLSVYPAAMRYAGPREAITHALSRRNYGATHFIVGRDHAGVGSYYGTYDAQEIFGAFTAEELGIRILKFEHTFYCQSCAQLVSPRTCPHGAAHHLVLSGTRVREKLRAGENLPPEFSRPEVAEVLRRAYRASGN, from the coding sequence ATGCCCACCCTGCCCCTTCCCGTGACCACCCTACCCACCCCGCTGGGCGGGACCTTGATCCATCAGGTGAACCGCGTGGCCGAGGCTGACCTGCGGGGTCTTCCCCGCCTGGAACTGTCCGAACGTAGCGCCGCCGATCTGGAACTGCTGGCGACGGGGGCGTACTCGCCGCTGACCGGCTTTCTGGGCGAGGCCGATTACCTGAGCGTGATCGAGCATCTTCGCCTGGCCGACGGCACCCCCTGGAGCCTGCCCATCACGCTGCCGGTGGGGCGCGCCGAGGCCCGTGACCTGCGGGGCCGCGTCGTGCTCACCCGTGATGGCGTGGGCGTGGGTCTGATCGACGTGCAGGAGCAGTTCGAGGCCCGTAAACAGTGGGAGGCCCTCGAGGTCTACCGCACCGAGGAGGTGGCCCACCCCGGTGTGGCGGCGCTGTACGCCCAGGGCGAGATCAATCTGGCCGGGCCGGTCACGCTGTTCGAGGTGCCGCGCGGGGCCTTCCCCCAGCACCACCGCACGCCCGCCGAGGTCCGCGCCGTGATCGAGGCGCGTGGCTGGCAGACCACGGTGGCCTTCCAGACCCGCAACCCGATCCACCGGGCCCACGAGTACCTGCATAAGGTGGCGCTGGAACTCGTGGACGGTCTGCTGCTGCACCCGCTGGTGGGCACCACCAAGGGGGACGACGTCCCTGCGGACGTGCGTGTGGAAGCCTACGAGGTGCTGCTGGAGCGTTATTACCCCCAGGCCCGCACCCTCCTGAGCGTGTACCCCGCAGCCATGCGCTACGCCGGGCCCCGCGAGGCGATCACACACGCGCTGTCGAGGCGCAACTACGGAGCCACCCATTTCATCGTCGGACGCGATCATGCGGGCGTGGGCAGCTATTACGGCACCTACGACGCTCAAGAGATATTCGGCGCCTTTACCGCCGAGGAGCTAGGCATCCGCATCCTGAAGTTCGAGCACACCTTCTACTGCCAGTCCTGCGCCCAGCTGGTCAGCCCCCGAACCTGCCCCCACGGCGCGGCGCACCACTTGGTCCTGAGCGGCACCAGGGTCCGCGAGAAGCTGCGGGCAGGCGAGAATCTCCCCCCCGAATTCAGCCGTCCGGAAGTGGCCGAGGTGCTGCGGCGGGCGTATCGGGCGTCCGGGAATTGA
- the panB gene encoding 3-methyl-2-oxobutanoate hydroxymethyltransferase: MKRSLPELQHSALPLVMVTAYDYPGGRHAEAAGVDLILVGDSLGNVVLGYDSTAPVTLADMIHHARAVRRGAPDTFMVVDLPFGTYHTGVQDAMRNAVRVIQETGADAIKMEGASPEILSVVQTLTRNGIPVMGHVGLMPQTATAQGGLKVQGKDDASARATLEGAHGLEAAGAFALVLEVIPARLARLISERLTIPTIGIGAGVGCDGQVLVTHDLLGVYEGEEKKIAKRYAEVGQISREAIARYAAEVRAREFPTRDNSFVMKDEVLDKLY; the protein is encoded by the coding sequence ATGAAGCGTAGTCTTCCCGAACTTCAGCACTCAGCCCTGCCGCTGGTGATGGTCACCGCCTACGACTATCCGGGTGGCCGCCACGCCGAGGCCGCCGGGGTGGACCTGATCCTGGTGGGCGATTCCCTGGGCAACGTGGTGCTGGGCTACGACTCCACTGCGCCAGTCACGCTGGCCGACATGATTCACCATGCCCGCGCGGTGCGCCGGGGTGCGCCGGACACGTTCATGGTGGTGGATCTGCCCTTCGGCACGTATCACACGGGGGTGCAGGACGCCATGCGAAACGCCGTGCGTGTCATCCAGGAGACGGGGGCGGATGCCATCAAGATGGAGGGGGCCTCGCCCGAGATCCTGAGCGTGGTGCAGACCTTGACCCGCAACGGCATTCCGGTGATGGGTCATGTGGGTCTGATGCCCCAGACCGCTACCGCGCAGGGCGGCCTGAAGGTGCAGGGCAAGGACGACGCCAGCGCCCGTGCCACCCTGGAGGGCGCGCACGGGCTGGAGGCGGCAGGCGCGTTCGCCCTGGTGCTGGAGGTTATTCCCGCCCGCCTCGCCAGACTGATCAGTGAGAGGCTGACCATCCCCACCATCGGCATCGGCGCGGGCGTGGGTTGCGACGGGCAGGTGCTGGTCACGCATGACCTGCTGGGCGTCTACGAGGGCGAGGAAAAGAAGATTGCCAAGCGCTACGCCGAGGTGGGCCAGATTTCCCGCGAGGCCATCGCGCGTTACGCCGCCGAGGTGCGCGCCCGCGAGTTCCCCACCAGAGACAACAGCTTCGTGATGAAGGACGAGGTACTGGACAAGCTGTACTGA
- a CDS encoding zinc-dependent alcohol dehydrogenase produces MKAVVWHGIGDIRLDDVPEPQIQEPTDAIVRLTASAICGTDLHFIRGTMSGMVPGTILGHEAVGVVEQVGDDVRNFAPGDRVVIPSTVSCGYCPPCREGNTAQCDNANPNGPSAGTAFYGGPKDSGALNGLQAEKARILYANSSLVRLPDNVSDDQAILISDIFPTAYFGAELAGVHDGSVVVVFGCGPVGQFAIISARLQGATRVIAVDRVPSRLEMARKNGAEVINFEEEDPIEAIKRLTGGVGADCVIDAVGVDAQHAHGGPAEPDAEQEQQFEKEVQQIAPDAKPTKDGQWVPGDAPTQVLEWAIEAVKKAGQIGIIGVYSPSVNTYPIGKAMNKNLTVRMGNCNHRVYIPHLVELVAAGVVDPTSVITKQETMQDAISSYEAFDKRQPGWLKVELEPQAG; encoded by the coding sequence ATGAAAGCAGTGGTATGGCACGGCATAGGCGATATTCGACTGGACGACGTTCCTGAACCGCAGATTCAGGAGCCGACGGACGCCATCGTGCGTCTGACCGCCAGCGCAATCTGCGGGACGGACCTGCACTTTATTCGCGGCACCATGAGCGGCATGGTCCCCGGCACCATCCTGGGCCATGAGGCGGTGGGCGTGGTGGAACAGGTCGGCGATGACGTGCGCAACTTCGCGCCCGGTGACAGGGTCGTCATCCCCTCTACCGTGTCGTGCGGCTACTGTCCGCCTTGCCGCGAGGGCAACACGGCGCAGTGCGATAACGCCAACCCGAATGGTCCCTCGGCAGGGACGGCGTTTTACGGCGGTCCCAAGGATTCAGGGGCGCTCAATGGCCTCCAGGCAGAAAAGGCGCGCATCCTGTACGCGAATTCCAGTTTAGTGCGGCTGCCCGACAACGTTTCGGACGATCAGGCCATCCTGATCTCCGACATCTTTCCCACGGCCTACTTCGGCGCGGAACTGGCTGGGGTCCATGACGGCAGCGTGGTCGTGGTCTTCGGCTGCGGTCCGGTTGGGCAGTTCGCCATCATCAGCGCCCGTTTGCAGGGCGCCACCCGCGTGATCGCGGTGGACCGCGTGCCAAGCCGTCTGGAGATGGCCCGCAAGAACGGCGCGGAGGTCATCAACTTCGAGGAAGAAGATCCCATCGAGGCCATCAAGCGCCTGACCGGGGGTGTAGGCGCTGACTGCGTGATTGACGCTGTGGGCGTTGACGCCCAGCATGCCCACGGCGGGCCAGCCGAGCCGGATGCGGAACAGGAGCAGCAGTTCGAGAAAGAGGTGCAGCAGATCGCTCCCGACGCCAAACCGACCAAGGACGGCCAGTGGGTCCCGGGTGACGCGCCCACGCAGGTGCTGGAATGGGCCATCGAGGCGGTCAAGAAGGCGGGGCAGATCGGCATTATCGGAGTGTACTCACCCTCGGTGAACACCTATCCCATTGGCAAGGCGATGAACAAGAACCTGACCGTCCGGATGGGCAATTGCAACCACCGCGTCTACATCCCTCACCTCGTCGAACTCGTGGCGGCGGGCGTGGTCGATCCGACCAGCGTGATCACCAAACAGGAAACGATGCAGGATGCCATCAGCTCGTATGAGGCGTTCGACAAGCGCCAGCCCGGCTGGCTGAAGGTAGAGCTGGAACCGCAGGCAGGCTAG
- a CDS encoding acyl-CoA carboxylase subunit beta: MTQPGMELQELIAEMEQRRGKVEAGGGQERQQKQRDGGKLTARERIDALLDPGSFLEMGTFVEHRGGRLMQGVEAPGEGVVTGRGTIEGRQVFVFSQDFTVLGGSLGKMNAAKVTKIMDLAAKTGCPVIGLNDSAGARIQEGVDSLSGYGEIFYRNAIYSGAVPQISAILGPCAGGAVYSPALTDFILMSGGSSYMFITGPEVIKSVTREDVTFDSLGGADVHTRKSGVAHLEYDGDEAVLRGVRDLLGYLPQNAHEQPPVRQTSDPVTRRNDKLLDIVVPDQRKPYAMHAVIHELVDDSTFLEIQPNWAKNIVVGFARLGGHSVGIVANNPRVMAGTLNIDASDKAARFIRTCDCYNVPVLTLVDVTGFLPGVAQEHAGIIRHGAKMLYAYAEATVPKITLITRKSYGGAYLAMNSRDMGADVVYAWPTAAVAVMGAEGAANIVYRREINASENPEATRAEKIADYKDAFDNPYVAASKGYIDDVIPMEETRERLILTFAMLRDKVETRPYKKHGNMPL; this comes from the coding sequence ATGACACAGCCCGGGATGGAATTGCAGGAATTGATTGCCGAGATGGAGCAGCGGCGCGGCAAGGTGGAGGCCGGCGGCGGCCAGGAGCGTCAGCAGAAGCAGCGTGACGGCGGCAAGTTGACCGCCCGTGAACGCATTGACGCGTTGCTTGACCCCGGCAGCTTTCTGGAAATGGGAACCTTCGTCGAACACCGGGGCGGCCGCCTGATGCAGGGGGTGGAGGCGCCCGGCGAGGGCGTCGTCACCGGACGCGGCACCATTGAGGGCCGGCAGGTCTTCGTGTTCAGCCAGGATTTCACCGTCTTGGGCGGCAGCTTAGGCAAAATGAACGCCGCCAAGGTTACCAAGATTATGGATCTGGCCGCCAAGACCGGCTGTCCGGTGATCGGCCTGAACGACTCGGCAGGGGCGCGCATTCAGGAAGGGGTGGATTCTCTGAGCGGATACGGCGAGATCTTCTACCGCAACGCCATCTATTCAGGAGCGGTGCCGCAGATCAGCGCCATCCTCGGCCCCTGCGCGGGCGGCGCGGTGTATTCCCCGGCGCTGACCGACTTTATTCTGATGAGCGGCGGCAGCAGCTACATGTTCATCACCGGCCCCGAGGTGATCAAGAGCGTGACGCGCGAGGACGTGACCTTCGACTCGCTGGGCGGCGCGGACGTGCACACCCGCAAGAGCGGCGTGGCCCACCTGGAATACGACGGCGACGAGGCGGTGCTGAGGGGCGTGCGTGACCTGCTGGGCTACCTGCCCCAGAACGCCCATGAACAGCCCCCGGTGCGCCAGACCAGTGACCCGGTGACCCGCCGCAACGACAAATTGCTGGACATCGTGGTCCCCGATCAGCGCAAGCCCTACGCCATGCATGCGGTCATTCACGAGCTGGTAGACGACAGCACCTTCCTGGAGATCCAGCCGAACTGGGCCAAGAACATAGTGGTGGGCTTCGCGCGGCTGGGCGGTCACAGCGTTGGCATCGTCGCCAACAACCCACGCGTGATGGCCGGAACGCTGAACATCGACGCTTCGGACAAGGCTGCCCGCTTTATCCGCACCTGTGACTGCTACAACGTCCCCGTGCTGACGCTGGTGGATGTGACCGGCTTCCTGCCGGGCGTGGCGCAGGAACATGCCGGGATCATCCGGCACGGTGCGAAGATGCTGTACGCCTACGCCGAGGCCACCGTTCCCAAGATCACCCTGATCACGCGCAAGAGCTACGGCGGCGCGTACCTCGCCATGAACAGCCGGGACATGGGGGCAGACGTGGTGTATGCCTGGCCCACCGCCGCCGTCGCCGTGATGGGCGCGGAGGGAGCCGCGAACATCGTCTACCGCCGGGAGATCAACGCCAGCGAGAATCCGGAAGCCACCCGCGCCGAGAAGATCGCCGACTACAAGGACGCCTTCGACAACCCCTACGTGGCCGCCAGCAAGGGCTACATCGACGACGTGATCCCCATGGAGGAGACCCGGGAGCGCCTGATCCTGACCTTTGCAATGCTGCGCGATAAGGTGGAGACCAGACCTTACAAGAAGCACGGGAACATGCCCCTGTAA
- a CDS encoding GNAT family N-acetyltransferase, which produces MAADDAERPVYAEWVEGAINRGFYLGFLALDGEKVIAGAGLTLLEWGPTRGDSQPWRGRIVNVWTHPDYRRQGLARELVGRCTDVARERGITRLSVGTTAEARSLYGSLGFTASPAEMTIILR; this is translated from the coding sequence TTGGCAGCAGACGATGCCGAGCGTCCTGTCTATGCCGAATGGGTGGAGGGAGCAATCAATCGTGGCTTTTATCTGGGCTTTCTCGCGCTGGACGGCGAGAAGGTCATCGCTGGAGCAGGTCTAACCCTGCTGGAATGGGGGCCAACTCGCGGCGATTCACAGCCCTGGCGGGGGCGCATCGTCAACGTCTGGACGCATCCCGACTATCGGCGGCAAGGGCTGGCCCGCGAGTTGGTAGGCCGCTGTACGGACGTTGCGCGTGAACGTGGAATTACGCGGCTGTCCGTGGGAACCACCGCTGAAGCGCGTTCCCTCTACGGGTCACTAGGTTTTACGGCCAGCCCGGCGGAGATGACGATCATTCTCCGCTGA
- the cysC gene encoding adenylyl-sulfate kinase, with the protein MSATLERPPRTQDVGTGRVVWFTGLSGAGKSTLAAALHTELATRGVAVELLDGDAVRENLSKGLGFSREDRDTNVRRIAFVAGLLARHGVTVLVSAISPYADTRREVLSALPDTLEVFVDAPLDVVTTRDVKGLYLKAIAGEIQHFTGVSDPYEAPQTPDLHLRTDQISVQDGVQALLRALGEG; encoded by the coding sequence ATGAGCGCCACGCTGGAACGCCCGCCCCGCACTCAGGACGTGGGGACAGGCCGCGTCGTGTGGTTCACCGGCCTCAGTGGGGCGGGCAAGAGCACGCTGGCCGCCGCCCTGCATACGGAACTCGCCACGCGCGGCGTCGCGGTGGAGCTGCTGGACGGCGACGCCGTGCGCGAGAACCTGAGCAAGGGCCTGGGCTTTTCGCGCGAGGACCGTGACACCAACGTCCGCCGCATCGCCTTTGTCGCGGGGCTGCTTGCCAGACACGGCGTGACCGTGCTGGTCAGCGCCATCAGCCCCTACGCCGACACCCGCCGCGAGGTGCTGAGCGCCCTGCCGGATACCCTAGAAGTCTTCGTGGATGCGCCGCTGGACGTCGTCACGACCAGGGACGTCAAGGGTCTGTACCTCAAGGCCATCGCCGGTGAGATTCAACACTTCACGGGGGTCAGCGATCCATATGAGGCCCCGCAGACACCGGACCTGCACCTGCGAACGGATCAGATCAGCGTGCAAGATGGGGTGCAGGCGCTGCTACGGGCGCTGGGAGAAGGATGA
- the xpt gene encoding xanthine phosphoribosyltransferase, whose translation MQSLVDAIREQGVILPGGFLKVDGLVNHQLLPRLTREMGQRFAELFAPLKPNKVLTIEVSGIAPAIATAMELDVPMVYARKKKPLTMKEPAFTASSVSRTKGGNVDLFISSEFLGPDDRVIVIDDFLASGGTLRALNGMIELSGATLLGLGCVVEKQFEAGREMLADLGVPIHTLANIVRMSEAEGIVVEPGR comes from the coding sequence ATGCAATCACTGGTGGACGCGATTCGTGAGCAGGGCGTCATTCTGCCCGGCGGCTTTCTTAAGGTGGACGGGCTGGTCAACCACCAGTTGTTGCCTCGCCTGACCAGAGAAATGGGCCAGCGCTTCGCGGAACTGTTCGCGCCCTTAAAGCCCAACAAGGTGCTGACCATCGAGGTCAGCGGCATTGCCCCAGCCATCGCTACGGCAATGGAGCTGGACGTGCCCATGGTCTATGCCCGCAAGAAAAAGCCGCTGACCATGAAGGAGCCCGCCTTCACGGCTTCCTCGGTCAGCCGCACCAAGGGCGGCAACGTCGACCTGTTCATCAGCTCCGAATTCCTGGGACCGGATGACCGCGTGATCGTCATTGACGATTTTCTGGCTTCCGGGGGCACGCTGCGTGCCCTGAACGGGATGATCGAACTCAGTGGGGCCACGCTGCTGGGCCTGGGCTGCGTGGTGGAAAAACAGTTCGAGGCGGGCCGGGAGATGCTGGCCGATCTGGGCGTACCGATCCACACCCTCGCCAACATCGTCCGCATGAGTGAGGCCGAGGGAATCGTTGTGGAACCCGGCCGCTAG
- a CDS encoding quinate 5-dehydrogenase, whose translation MSDLLSGWTPAPPGHKHVVSVSLGSSKRNAREEVTLLGQPFILERIGTDADAKKAAELFGALDGKIDAFGLGGADLYVIADGKRYQFGNVRKLVANAKKTPVLDGSGLKNTLERDAIAQLDPLLNWRTQKVLMVSAVDRFGMAEALAQHGADIVFGDVVFGLGIDRPLRSLAALRNVARLVLPAITKLPQDWFYPTGAKQETSVEGKGTKYYAWADVIAGDTHYAKRYAPKRLEGKTILTQTITEADRAWMSEHGVARLITTTPRMGSRNFATNVLEACFVAMSGKKEALSEDEYLKYIREVGFKPEVNEL comes from the coding sequence ATGAGTGATCTTCTGAGCGGCTGGACCCCGGCCCCCCCCGGCCACAAGCATGTGGTCAGCGTCAGCCTGGGCAGCAGCAAACGCAACGCGCGCGAGGAAGTCACGCTGCTGGGCCAGCCGTTCATCCTGGAGCGGATCGGCACCGACGCCGACGCGAAAAAAGCCGCAGAGCTGTTTGGGGCGCTGGACGGCAAAATTGATGCCTTCGGCCTGGGCGGCGCGGATCTGTACGTGATCGCGGACGGCAAACGCTACCAGTTTGGCAACGTCAGGAAGCTGGTGGCCAATGCCAAAAAAACCCCCGTGCTGGACGGCAGCGGCCTCAAGAACACGCTGGAGCGTGACGCGATCGCCCAGCTCGATCCGCTGCTGAACTGGCGCACCCAGAAGGTACTGATGGTGTCCGCCGTGGACCGTTTCGGCATGGCAGAAGCGCTGGCGCAACACGGCGCAGACATCGTGTTCGGGGACGTGGTGTTCGGGCTGGGCATCGACCGGCCTCTGCGCTCGCTGGCAGCGTTACGGAACGTGGCCCGCCTGGTGTTGCCTGCCATCACCAAGTTGCCACAGGACTGGTTCTACCCCACGGGTGCCAAGCAGGAAACCAGCGTTGAGGGCAAGGGCACCAAATATTACGCCTGGGCTGACGTGATCGCCGGAGACACCCACTATGCCAAGCGTTACGCTCCCAAACGGCTGGAGGGCAAGACCATCCTGACGCAGACGATCACCGAGGCGGACCGCGCCTGGATGTCAGAGCACGGCGTGGCCCGGCTGATCACCACGACGCCGCGCATGGGCAGCCGCAACTTCGCCACCAACGTTCTAGAAGCGTGTTTCGTCGCCATGAGCGGCAAGAAAGAGGCGCTTAGCGAGGACGAGTACCTGAAATACATCCGGGAAGTGGGCTTCAAGCCGGAAGTCAACGAACTCTAG
- a CDS encoding general stress protein — MTQPGPRSALIPDQSARVNVATYTDYLDAQRAVDYLSDQKFPVERTAIIGEGLKTVEQVTGRLDWGRAAGLGFGQGLFIGLFVGLIFSFLGLTGGNLLFSIAYGMVLGAIFGLVWGVVGYALSGGRRDFTSIGGMKADRYAVVADAEVAEQARTLLANLPAR; from the coding sequence ATGACCCAGCCTGGCCCCCGTTCCGCCCTGATTCCCGATCAAAGCGCCCGCGTCAACGTGGCGACGTACACCGATTACCTGGACGCCCAGCGCGCGGTGGACTATCTGAGCGACCAGAAATTCCCCGTCGAGCGCACAGCCATTATCGGCGAGGGCCTCAAGACGGTTGAGCAGGTCACGGGCCGTCTGGACTGGGGCCGCGCGGCCGGACTGGGCTTTGGACAGGGACTGTTCATCGGCCTGTTCGTGGGCTTGATCTTTAGCTTCCTGGGCCTGACCGGAGGCAACCTGCTGTTCTCCATCGCCTACGGCATGGTCCTGGGCGCCATTTTCGGGCTGGTCTGGGGCGTGGTTGGCTATGCCCTGAGCGGCGGGCGACGAGACTTCACCTCCATCGGCGGAATGAAGGCAGATCGTTACGCTGTCGTGGCCGACGCCGAGGTGGCCGAGCAGGCGCGGACGCTGCTGGCGAATCTGCCCGCCCGCTGA